In one Bacteroidales bacterium genomic region, the following are encoded:
- a CDS encoding secondary thiamine-phosphate synthase enzyme YjbQ translates to MIIQKFLSLPPFPRGYHLITRKVEDAVGELPETGIMHILIQHTSAGLTLNENADPSVRQDFEAFMNQMVPENHPLYTHIYEGADDIPAHIKSSLFGAELTIPITNHRLNLGTWQGIYLCEFRNHGGSRSIVVTIVS, encoded by the coding sequence ATGATCATACAGAAATTCCTGAGCCTGCCACCCTTCCCAAGGGGTTACCACCTGATCACCCGGAAGGTGGAGGATGCAGTAGGAGAGCTTCCGGAGACCGGGATCATGCATATTCTGATACAGCATACTTCAGCGGGCCTGACCCTGAACGAGAACGCCGATCCTTCTGTGCGGCAGGATTTCGAAGCCTTTATGAACCAGATGGTGCCGGAAAACCATCCCCTTTATACCCATATATATGAGGGAGCCGATGATATTCCTGCACATATTAAGAGTTCATTATTTGGTGCTGAACTGACCATCCCCATTACAAATCACCGTCTTAATCTGGGCACATGGCAGGGAATTTATCTATGCGAATTTCGAAATCACGGGGGAAGCAGAAGTATTGTAGTAACAATCGTCAGTTAG